The following proteins are encoded in a genomic region of Liolophura sinensis isolate JHLJ2023 chromosome 5, CUHK_Ljap_v2, whole genome shotgun sequence:
- the LOC135465723 gene encoding E3 ubiquitin-protein ligase MARCHF6-like has translation MDDAEGQTDICRVCRCESAPDRPLFHPCVCTGSIRYIHQDCLVQWLKYSRKEYCELCKHRFAFTPIYSPDMPKRLPVKDILGGLLSSIGKAVRYWFHYTLVAFAWLGVVPLTACRIYRCLFTGSVSSLLTLPLDMLSTENLLSDCFQGCFVVTCTLCAFISLVWLREQILHGGGPDWLEQEHRPANQQRNAGEGGFVNNLAAEFGAAPRAAAQPNDENAVPPAPAEGAEGAGEADGAANNANNGAQDDNNWNPIEWDRAAEELTWERLLGLDGSLVFLEHVFWVVSLNTLFILVFAFCPYHIGQFTLVGLKADEMVLASHFEGLLTALTGYVVISISLVILYFLCSLARLKRFRRVLGLCYVVVKVKLLVVVEIGVFPLICGWWLDICSLAMFDATLKDRKNSFHLAPGTSMFIHWLVGMVYVFYFASFILLLREVLRPGVLWFLRNLNDPEFNPIQEMIHLPVYRHVRRFVASVVIFGSTVLLMLWLPVKVIRKILPAFLPYKLLLSSEAPVGELSLELLLLQVVLPALLEQGHTRMWLKGLVRGWTVGVAWLLSLRSYLIGDVTVDTNEADVIQGDQPPPAPQAPNANNPPPPAQPLGVGLGAAHQAMLQGGGPTGFQPYKRPRFFTLRVVLLLVLMSLTLFAGSLISLILPVSIGRKLMSLWMGDAKIHELYTAACGLYVCWLTLRIGTILYNWIPQGTSVIVNKLKEWAYLAFKSLVLAALLIGVVPLLLGLLFELVVVAPLRVPLDQSPVFFPWQDWALGILHAKIVCAVTMMGPQWWLKRVMEQIYNDGLRNMNLRFILIKLCCPVIGVLGMALSVPYIIAKSIVPTLGFGFEVENQVLRRIYPFLLFLLMLSSLSIFQVRQFKRLYEHIKNDKYLVGQRLVNYEPRRLIPSDPVPPEPPATDI, from the exons ACATCTGCCGCGTGTGCAGATGTGAAAGTGCCCCAGACAGGCCGCTGTTTCACCCCTGTGTCTGTACTGGAAGTATTCGCTACATCCACCAGGATTG ctTGGTGCAATGGTTGAAGTACAGCAGAAAAGAATATTGTGAGCTATGTAAACACAGATTTGCCTTCACACCAA TATACTCGCCTGACATGCCCAAGAGGCTGCCAGTGAAGGATATCCTTGGGGGACTCCTATCCAGTATAGGCAAGGCTGTACGCTATTGGTTCCATTACACTCTTGTGGCATTTGCTTGGCTTGGTGTTGTACCTCTTACAGCAT GTCGTATATACAGATGTTTGTTTACGGGATCGGTCAGCTCTCTGCTTACCCTGCCTCTGGACATGCTGTCAAC AGAGAACCTGTTATCGGACTGTTTCCAGGGCTGTTTTGTGGTGACCTGTACTCTCTGTGCATTTATTAGTCTGGTGTGGCTGAGAGAACAGATCTTACATGGAGGAGGTCCTGATTGGCTGGAGCAAGAGCATCGACCAGCCAATCAACAACGG AATGCTGGAGAAGGAGGTTTTGTCAACAACCTTGCTGCAGAGTTCGGGGCGGCACCTAGAGCAGCAGCTCAGCCGAATGATGAGAATGCTGTACCGCCCGCCCCTGCCGAGGGGGCTGAGGGGGCAGGAGAAGCTGATGGGGCTGCTAACAATGCCAACAATGGAGCCCAGG ATGACAATAACTGGAACCCCATAGAGTGGGACAGAGCAGCTGAGGAGCTAACCTGGGAAAGG CTTTTGGGCTTGGATGGCTCTTTGGTGTTTCTG GAGCATGTGTTCTGGGTAGTTTCCCTCAACACTCTCTTCATTCTAGTCTTTG cattttgcCCATACCACATTGGCCAGTTTACTTTAGTAGGTTTGAAGGCTGATGAAATG GTCTTGGCGTCACATTTTGAGGGTTTGTTGACAGCGCTGACCGGCTATGTGGTCATATCCATATCTCTGGTCATCTTGTATTTTCTCTGTTCCCTGGCCAGGCTCAAAAG GTTCCGCAGGGTCCTAGGACTCTGTTACGTTGTTGTCAAAGTGAAGCTGCTGGTTGTCGTGGAGATTGGTGTGTTCCCGCTGATCTGTGGCTGGTGGCTGGACATCTGCTCGCTG GCAATGTTTGATGCCACCTTGAAGGATCGTAAAAACTCTTTCCACCTTGCTCCGGGAACGTCAATGTTTATCCACTGGCTGGTTGGTATGGTGTATGTGTTCTACTTTGCGTCTTTCATCCTGCTTCTGCGCGAAGTCCTGCGCCCAGGTGTTCTCTGGTTCCTCAGGAATCTCAACGACCCAGAGTTTAACCCCATCCAAgag ATGATTCATCTACCTGTGTACAGGCATGTAAGAAGATTTGTGGCCTCTGTG GTAATATTTGGGAGCACAGTTCTCTTAATGCTATGGTTACCTGTTAAAGTTATCAGAAAGATTTTGCCTGCATTCTTGCCCTACAAACTACTTCTGTCCAG TGAGGCTCCAGTGGGTGAGTTGTCGCTGGAGTTACTGCTGCTACAGGTGGTTCTGCCAGCTCTGTTAGAACAAGGTCACACCCGCATGTGGCTGAAGGGACTGGTGAGGGGCTGGACAGTAGGCGTGGCCTGGCTACTCTCGCTCCGCTCGTACCTGATCGGCGATGTCACAGTGGACACGAATGAG GCAGATGTTATCCAGGGTGATCAGCCACCTCCAGCCCCTCAGGCCCCAAATGCTAACAACCCTCCCCCACCTGCTCAGCCTTTGGGGGTAGGGCTTGGGGCCGCCCACCAGGCTATGCTGCAGGGAGGTGGACCCACCGGATTCCAGCCCTACAAGCGTCCCAGGTTCTTCACACTCAGA GTGGTGTTATTGCTAGTCTTGATGTCACTCACACTGTTTGCTGGCAGTCTCATCTCCTTAATTCTACCAG TGTCCATAGGTAGAAAGTTGATGTCATTATGGATGGGTGACGCGAAGATCCATGAGTTGTACACAGCAGCCTGTGGACTGTACGTGTGCTGGTTGACCCTGAGGATAGGCACCATTCTGTATAACTGGATCCCCCAGGGTACCTCTGTCATTGTTAACAAGCTGAAGGAGTGGGCCTATCTG GCTTTCAAGTCACTGGTGCTGGCGGCACTTTTGATAGGGGTTGTGCCCCTTTTGTTGGGTTTGTTGTTTGAATTGGTTGTTGTGGCCCCGCTCAGAGTGCCATTAGATCAGTCACCTGTCTTCTTTCCGTGGCAG GACTGGGCATTAGGGATCCTCCATGCTAAGATCGTGTGTGCTGTGACCATGATGGGGCCTCAGTGGTGGCTCAAAAGGGTCATGGAACAG ATTTACAATGATGGCCTGAGGAATATGAACCTGAGGTTCATCCTGATCAAACTGTGTTGCCCTGTGATAGGTGTTTTGGGCATGGCTTTGTCAGTCCCTTACATCATAGCTAAAAGTATAGTCCCTACATTAG GTTTTGGGTTTGAAGTAGAGAACCAGGTACTGCGCAGGATATACCCCTTCCTCCTGTTCCTATTAATGCTTTCTTCGCTCAGTATTTTCCAAGTACGGCAGTTTAAACGGCTGTATGAGCACATTAAAAATGATAA atatttAGTAGGCCAAAGATTAGTAAATTATGAGCCTCGCCGTCTGATCCCCTCAGACCCTGTCCCTCCTGAGCCTCCTGCGACAGACATATGA